GACGCACTTTCGGAAGTGCGTCGCACCTTGGATCAGGGTCTCGGAGACCCTTGGGGTCTTTGCGCAGTCCCCAGGCTGAGACATCTCTGTTTCGGCTAGGCCTTCTTCGCCTCCGCCTTCTTCTCGCGGGCCAGGATGCGCTCGTACTCCAGCGGATACTCGTGGCGCATGCGCTCTTCACTCACCTTGCCCGTGAAGATGGTGGTGTCCAGGGGCATCTTGCCTTGGGCCAGGTGCGCGTTGTACATGTGCCAGACGAGGATCGCCAGGAACGCCAGGAGCGCCTCGCCGCCGTGGGCCGCCTTCGCCGCGGGGATGAAATAGCCGGGCAGCCAACGGGTGATGATCTCGGGCCACATAAGGATCGCGCCGGTCAGGAACATGACGAGGGTGCCCCAAACCAGCGCCCAGTACTCCACCTTCTCCTTCCAGTTGAACCGGTCGTACTTCGGCAGTTCCTTGACCAGGCCCAGGTTGTAGCCCAGGTGGCGCAGCGCGTCTGTGATGTCCTTGAGGCCGGGGATCATGGAGAACCGATTCGGCGACTTCTTGATGAAGATGCTCCGAATCAGGGCCAGCACATGGTACACCGTCTCAATCCCCATCATGTAGGCAAAGAAGTGGTGCATGGTTTGGACGGTTTTGATCCCGCCCATCCCATTCATCAGGGTCTGCGCCCAGGCGTAGTTGTGGAACTTCTGCGGCAGGCCCGTCAGGCACAGCATGCCGAACGAGATGATGAGCAGAATGTGCTCAATGCGGGCGCTCAAGTCAAAGCGGATGAAAGTCCGCGGCTTCTCGGTGCTCATCTGTTGTGTGCTCATGAGGCCTTCCCTCGCTTGAAGTGGTTCACGATGCGGCGACCGATATCGGTAAGGACGAAGAACGACATGGCGCCGATGACCAGCGGGATCAGGATGGTGTAGAAGAGATTGACGTAGTA
This region of Chloroflexota bacterium genomic DNA includes:
- a CDS encoding cytochrome C, with translation MSTQQMSTEKPRTFIRFDLSARIEHILLIISFGMLCLTGLPQKFHNYAWAQTLMNGMGGIKTVQTMHHFFAYMMGIETVYHVLALIRSIFIKKSPNRFSMIPGLKDITDALRHLGYNLGLVKELPKYDRFNWKEKVEYWALVWGTLVMFLTGAILMWPEIITRWLPGYFIPAAKAAHGGEALLAFLAILVWHMYNAHLAQGKMPLDTTIFTGKVSEERMRHEYPLEYERILAREKKAEAKKA